A single region of the Halococcus salifodinae DSM 8989 genome encodes:
- a CDS encoding ABC transporter permease — MGLGWYITRRVGWSFIVTFIIVSITWALLAAAPNPEIAQAATQVALQGGDPAAAQEAAERARQLRGLDAPLYQRYIDYVTSVYTLDWGWSETRSQPVIQAILGALYYTAQYSIPWTLLVIVIGPIVGLYSSANQYSWKDHLATGFAFFGYAIPNFFFGIILLLIFGVELGWIPVIYNTGVPVFSLENARQLAIPVFVLVTGSIGGIMRISRNESAAFMNADFVKTANAKGVSKLRIYARHVLRPTMVPLSTTMVSQLLALFTGSSLLVEIVFGIPGIGRLSYRALIAQDTSVVLGFVLFFTFVATIANLVQDLTYTVLDPRIDFDDR, encoded by the coding sequence ATGGGACTAGGATGGTATATCACACGCCGGGTCGGCTGGTCTTTCATCGTCACGTTCATCATCGTCTCGATAACGTGGGCGCTGTTGGCCGCCGCACCCAACCCCGAGATCGCTCAGGCAGCGACTCAGGTCGCGCTTCAGGGCGGCGATCCGGCGGCAGCACAGGAGGCTGCGGAGCGAGCACGCCAGCTCCGCGGACTCGATGCCCCACTCTACCAGCGCTACATCGACTACGTCACCAGCGTCTACACCCTCGATTGGGGCTGGTCGGAAACCCGGAGTCAGCCGGTGATCCAGGCGATCCTCGGGGCGCTGTACTACACGGCACAGTACTCGATCCCGTGGACGCTGCTGGTGATCGTCATCGGCCCGATCGTGGGGCTGTACTCCTCGGCCAACCAGTACAGCTGGAAGGATCACCTGGCGACGGGCTTTGCCTTCTTCGGGTACGCGATTCCGAACTTCTTCTTCGGGATCATCCTCCTGCTGATCTTCGGCGTCGAACTCGGGTGGATCCCGGTGATATACAACACCGGCGTGCCGGTGTTCAGCCTCGAGAACGCCAGACAGCTCGCGATACCCGTGTTCGTGCTGGTGACCGGCTCCATCGGCGGGATCATGCGCATCTCGCGCAACGAGTCGGCCGCGTTCATGAACGCGGACTTCGTGAAGACTGCGAACGCGAAGGGCGTTTCGAAGCTCAGGATCTACGCGCGACACGTCCTCCGGCCGACGATGGTGCCGCTGTCGACGACGATGGTCAGCCAGCTGTTGGCGCTGTTCACCGGGTCGTCGTTGCTCGTCGAGATCGTCTTCGGGATCCCCGGGATCGGTCGGCTGAGCTACCGTGCACTCATCGCACAGGACACGAGCGTCGTGCTGGGGTTCGTGTTGTTCTTCACGTTCGTTGCCACGATCG